The Clostridium chauvoei genome has a window encoding:
- the nrdD gene encoding anaerobic ribonucleoside-triphosphate reductase, with product MLYVVKRDGREVEFDAVKISNAIKSSGEEVGKRLRESQVLDTVQKVINYIEMSGQERITVEEIQNLVEKALLDSGYKDIKIAYSNYRTQRTQVREIKSDLMTAIQRIGVETDRDNANVGNNFSSKLLRIASESNKWFNLASMPKRLAKAHENGDLYYHDLDSYNLTTNCLHIPTGEILEKGFNTGYGTIKAPRRIETAAELSCILLQSTQNDMFGGQAHPDFDNDMSAFVKPTRDEIINELEELGIDKEKIEKLTEEKLKKRIHQAMQGVVYNLNTMHSRAGSQVPFSSINLGIPNSEDAALVCEIFLLEYEKGLGKGEQPIFPNIIFRVKEGVNREVNDPYHYLYKLACRVAAKRMNPTFMNIDADFNKEYYDMGYMPATMGCRTYLMKNINGEPGCKGRGNIAPTTINLPRIGLQANGDIDKFFEILQMKLDLAKESLLHRYGVLKNLKIKDLPFVAGQGLMKGSEGLTPDDTIEPILKQGTWGIGFIGLAETLIALTGKHHGEDTEVRKLGVKIVSYIREYTDRITEETKLNWSCYATPAEGLSGKFIKQDQGTFGIVKGVTDKEYYTNSFHIPVNFPISIKCKIDIEAPYHKLCNAGHISYLEVDDCPSGEAIMDILDYAYKYTNISYLGINFHIRYCKSCGTYLSSNESKCNKCGSLDIQGISRVTGYLSLDERFGPGKYHEREDRKSHTGTNKNNYQIV from the coding sequence ATGCTATATGTAGTGAAAAGGGACGGTAGGGAAGTCGAGTTTGATGCCGTTAAAATATCAAACGCAATTAAAAGCTCAGGAGAAGAGGTCGGGAAAAGACTTAGAGAAAGTCAAGTTCTAGATACAGTTCAGAAAGTTATCAATTATATAGAAATGTCTGGGCAAGAAAGAATAACTGTTGAAGAAATTCAAAATTTAGTTGAGAAGGCGTTACTTGACAGTGGATATAAAGACATAAAAATAGCCTATTCAAATTATAGAACACAAAGAACACAAGTTAGAGAAATAAAATCAGACTTAATGACAGCTATTCAAAGAATTGGTGTCGAAACCGATAGAGATAATGCTAATGTAGGTAATAACTTTAGTTCTAAGTTACTTAGAATAGCATCAGAATCTAATAAGTGGTTTAATTTAGCTAGTATGCCAAAGAGATTAGCTAAGGCACATGAAAATGGAGATTTATATTATCATGATTTAGACAGTTATAACTTGACTACTAATTGCTTACACATACCTACAGGGGAAATTTTAGAAAAAGGTTTTAATACAGGATATGGGACAATAAAAGCACCAAGAAGAATAGAAACAGCAGCAGAACTTTCATGTATATTACTTCAATCAACTCAAAATGATATGTTTGGTGGGCAAGCACACCCGGATTTTGATAATGACATGTCTGCTTTTGTAAAGCCAACGAGAGATGAAATAATAAATGAGTTAGAAGAGCTAGGAATTGATAAAGAAAAGATAGAGAAACTAACAGAAGAAAAATTAAAGAAAAGAATACATCAAGCAATGCAAGGCGTTGTATATAATTTAAATACGATGCATTCAAGAGCAGGATCACAAGTACCGTTTAGTTCTATAAACTTAGGTATTCCAAACTCTGAGGATGCAGCTTTAGTATGTGAAATTTTCTTATTAGAATATGAAAAAGGATTAGGGAAGGGAGAGCAACCGATATTCCCTAACATAATTTTTAGAGTTAAAGAGGGCGTTAATAGAGAAGTTAATGATCCATATCATTATTTATATAAATTAGCATGTAGAGTTGCTGCTAAAAGAATGAATCCAACATTTATGAATATAGATGCAGACTTCAACAAAGAATATTATGATATGGGATATATGCCTGCAACTATGGGATGTAGAACTTATCTAATGAAGAATATAAATGGTGAACCAGGATGTAAAGGAAGAGGAAATATTGCGCCAACTACAATAAACTTACCAAGAATAGGCTTACAAGCTAATGGAGATATAGATAAATTCTTTGAAATATTACAAATGAAGTTAGACCTTGCAAAGGAATCATTACTTCATAGATATGGAGTACTTAAAAATCTTAAAATTAAAGATTTACCATTTGTAGCTGGTCAGGGTTTAATGAAGGGATCAGAAGGGTTAACTCCTGATGATACAATAGAACCAATCCTAAAACAAGGAACATGGGGAATTGGATTTATAGGACTTGCAGAAACTTTAATAGCATTAACAGGAAAGCATCATGGTGAAGATACTGAAGTTAGAAAATTAGGTGTTAAAATAGTATCATATATTAGAGAATATACAGATAGAATTACTGAGGAAACTAAATTAAATTGGAGTTGTTATGCAACACCAGCAGAAGGTCTTTCAGGAAAATTCATAAAACAAGATCAAGGTACTTTTGGAATAGTTAAAGGAGTTACTGATAAAGAATACTATACAAATAGTTTCCACATTCCAGTAAACTTCCCTATATCAATTAAATGTAAAATAGATATAGAAGCACCTTACCATAAACTTTGTAATGCAGGGCATATAAGTTATTTAGAAGTAGACGATTGTCCATCTGGAGAAGCAATTATGGATATTTTAGACTATGCATATAAGTACACTAACATAAGTTATTTAGGAATAAACTTCCACATAAGATACTGTAAAAGTTGTGGGACTTATTTAAGTAGTAATGAAAGTAAGTGTAATAAGTGTGGAAGTTTAGATATTCAAGGTATTTCTAGAGTTACTGGGTATTTAAGTTTAGACGAAAGATTTGGCCCGGGAAAATACCATGAAAGAGAAGATAGAAAGTCTCATACAGGAACAAATAAAAATAATTACCAAATTGTATAA